Proteins found in one Ptychodera flava strain L36383 chromosome 3, AS_Pfla_20210202, whole genome shotgun sequence genomic segment:
- the LOC139129407 gene encoding uncharacterized protein → MECYDVPVTTSYFGKTVAVGRMRPLLQSWVGTPQPIDHDYLHSAAPNLVSIASQTDLTLEDIDHLECLAKSSSPPGGNIVDAITKTDERVNFYTGIQSRSLLEGIFNSVKFGIDYMKFWRTSDSAKEKKYEQNSSRRPGRRQEVPAYFQFIMCLIRIRLNLPLLVLADLFCVSTSTVTKITTTWVSYLHQTIVPALLIWPTQEQIRGWMPLEFRKEFPCTRVLLDCAEFFVDKPSNKSEQYKTYSQYKSHNTYKCLFGVSPFGAFTFVSDLWSGNVSDKYITEHSGLVEKIEAGYEVMTDRGFQIEDLLLKRDATLIVPPFTRKWHNGKKKRLNVKEIWKTRKIANLRIHIERAI, encoded by the exons ATGGAATGTTACGATGTACCTGTCACGACTTCGTATTTTGGCAAGACAGTTGCGGTCGGAC GGATGAGGCCTCTTTTACAGAGTTGGGTTGGTACACCACAACCGATTGACCATGATTATCTACATAGTGCTGCACCTAACCTTGTCAGTATTGCCAGCCAAACTGATTTAACGTTGGAAGATATTGATCACCTGGAGTGTTTAGCCAAATCATCATCTCCACCAGGAGGGAACATTGTTGATGCTATCACTAAAACTGATGAGCGAGTCAACTTTTATACTGGTATCCAGTCTCGCAGTCTGCTGGAag GTATCTTCAACTCTGTAAAGTTTGGTATTGATTACATGAAATTTTGGCGAACTTCAGACAGTGCAAAAGAGAAGAAATACGAGCAGAACAGCAGTCGGCGCCCTGGTCGTCGTCAAGAGGTCCCTGCATACTTTCAGTTTATCATGTGTTTGATACGTATCCGACTGAATCTGCCCCTCCTTGTTTTGGCAGATTTGTTTTGTGTCAGTACCTCAACTGTTACTAAAATTACTACCACATGGGTATCATACTTGCATCAAACTATTGTTCCAGCATTGCTGATATGGCCGACTCAAGAACAGATTCGTGGATGGATGCCGTTGGAGTTTAGAAAGGAATTTCCATGTACACGAGTTTTATTAGACTGTGCAGAATTTTTTGTAGATAAGCCCAGTAATAAGAGTGAACAATACAAAACATACTCCCAATATAAAAGCCATAACACATACAAATGTCTGTTTGGAGTTTCACCATTTGGAGCCTTTACCTTTGTTAGTGATTTGTGGTCAGGGAATGTTTCTGACAAATATATAACAGAGCACAGTGGACTGGTAGAGAAAATTGAAGCAGGCTATGAAGTCATGACAGATAGGGGTTTCCAAATAGAAGATTTACTTTTAAAGCGTGATGCAACGCTTATTGTACCCCCATTTACTAGAAAATGGCATAATGGCAAAAAGAAACGGCTAAATGTAAAAGAAATTTGGAAAACcagaaaaattgcaaatctGCGCATTCACATTGAACGTGCTATCTAG
- the LOC139129408 gene encoding uncharacterized protein, which produces MFKDGHVECVSIGIINNNNHYVYLKGAVKPEQRQTAGRYETWVLMTKNAVVLSAGCACVAADDGSCKHVTCLLFAVADFNDRRTDRHTAVGTDNRCEWSRPRRESQPVVVTDLDYRKDKTTPKKPGPTPSNYRPLKSLENGDIIRIRQHMTHVCETDHPGALLLKLVSPPPDVQYNSVPSMVTLYHQFQQSSLSDDFIEYMVENTTQSHHEYLQNLYQNTPEWEAVRKGRITASIADAVRATKNTSHAKSLLDKIMGTAASLETIKYVKHGRKYETVARHLYYMQEGQKHKNFKVNECGFFIYPDSPFMGASPDGMAVCECVPKELLRLSAVLSIRTLFPGKFLSLTQIIISIYQTKD; this is translated from the exons ATGTTCAAGGACGGTCATGTTGAATGCGTTAGTATCGGCatcattaacaacaacaaccactATGTCTATCTAAAGGGGGCTGTGAAACCTGAGCAAAGACAAACTGCAGGTCGCTATGAGACATGGGTTTTGatgacaaaaaatgcagtaGTACTTTCAGCTGGCTGTGCATGTGTAGCCGC AGATGACGGCTCTTGTAAACATGTCACATGTTTGTTGTTTGCCGTGGCAGACTTCAATGACAGGAGAACAGATAGACATACAGCAGTTGGAACTGATAACAGGTGTGAGTGGTCAAGACCAAGAAGGGAGTCCCAGCCTGTGGTAGTCACAGACCTTGACTATCGCAAGGACAAGACAACACCAAAAAAGCCAGGTCCAACACCCTCAAATTACAGACCACTGAAGTCATTGGAGAATGGGGATATTATAAGGATCCGCCAACACATGACTCAT GTCTGTGAGACTGATCACCCTGGTGCTCTGTTGTTGAAGCTAGTCTCTCCACCTCCAGATGTGCAATATAATTCTGTACCAAGCATGGTGACTCTATATCATCAGTTCCAACAGTCTTCTCTATCTGATGACTTTATTGAGtatatggttgaaaatacaactcaaagtcatcatgaaTATCTACAAAATCTCTATCAGAATACTCCAGAGTGGGAGGCAGTACGCAAAGGTAGAATTACAGCTAGTATAGCAGATGCTGTCAGAGCTACAAAAAACACAAGCCATGCAAAATCACTACTGGACAAGATAATGGGCACAGCTGCAAGCCTGGAAAcgatcaaatatgtaaaacatgGAAGGAAATATGAGACTGTGGCTAGACATTTGTACTATATGCAGGAAGGACAAAAGCACAAGAATTTTAAAGTTAATGAATGTGGCTTTTTCATTTATCCAGATAGTCCATTTATGGGTGCATCTCCCGATGGCATGGCTGTCTGTGAATGTGTACCAAAAGAGTTATTGAGATTAAGTGCAGTTTTAAGCATCAGAACACTTTTCCCTGGGAAATTCCTGAGCTTGACCCAGATtatcatttcaatatatcaaacGAAAGACTGA